Proteins encoded by one window of Lactobacillus paragasseri:
- the metG gene encoding methionine--tRNA ligase yields the protein MAEKKTFYITTPIYYPSGKLTIGNAYTTIAADTMTRYKKSRGFDTFFLTGTDEHGLKIEQKAEAQGIKPQEFVDKMAASYKELWKMLDVSYDRFIRTTDEDHVKAVQKIFEKLLKQGDIYLGEYTGWYSVEDEEYFTESQLAEVYKDDNGNVIGGKAPSGHEVRLVKEPSYFFRMSKYADRLLQYYKDHPDFILPHSREKEMINNFIKPGLEDLSVTRTTVDWGIPVPSDPKHVVYVWIDALSNYITALGYGSDDDSLFKKYWPADVHLVGKEIVRFHTIYWPIMLMALGLPLPKQIFGHGWVLMKDGKMSKSKGNAVYPEMIVKRYGLDALRYYLMRAIPFGSDGIFTPEDFVERVNFDLANDLGNLLNRTVSMINQYQDGQVAPVAAEQDEFAQDLMKTAKETIAEYQKQMDALHFSQALDSVWKLISRANKYIDETTPWTLNKEGKSEELSKVMSNLAESLRLVAILIAPVMTQSPVKMFEQLGLDWNNEEQKKLEFGGFDWNVKVTEKPTPIFPRLKNDVEVKYIKEEMKKAKLKKKTRSQQKEEKHITIDDFDKVKIQVGQILSVEPVKGSSKLLMFKLDFGDGNERQILSGIRKFYPDASELLDKKVLAVTNLKPRKMLGHESQGMLLSSEKDGQVKLAIVGDEHEVGAELG from the coding sequence ATGGCTGAAAAGAAAACTTTCTATATTACTACACCTATTTATTATCCATCTGGAAAATTAACTATCGGTAATGCTTATACTACGATTGCTGCTGATACAATGACTCGCTACAAAAAATCTCGCGGTTTTGATACCTTCTTTTTAACAGGTACTGATGAACACGGTTTGAAGATTGAACAAAAAGCTGAAGCACAGGGTATTAAACCTCAAGAATTTGTAGACAAGATGGCAGCTTCTTATAAAGAGTTATGGAAGATGTTAGATGTTTCTTACGATCGCTTTATTAGGACAACTGATGAAGACCACGTTAAGGCTGTTCAAAAGATTTTTGAAAAGTTGTTAAAGCAAGGCGATATTTATTTAGGCGAATATACTGGCTGGTATTCAGTTGAAGATGAAGAATACTTTACTGAATCACAACTTGCTGAAGTTTATAAAGATGATAATGGTAATGTTATTGGCGGTAAAGCTCCGTCAGGCCACGAAGTTCGTTTGGTTAAAGAACCTTCATACTTCTTTAGAATGAGTAAATATGCTGATCGTCTTTTACAGTATTATAAGGATCATCCAGACTTTATTTTGCCTCACTCTCGTGAAAAGGAAATGATAAATAACTTTATCAAACCAGGTCTTGAAGATCTTTCAGTAACTCGTACAACAGTTGACTGGGGAATTCCTGTACCAAGCGATCCTAAGCACGTAGTTTATGTTTGGATTGATGCACTTTCTAACTATATTACTGCCCTAGGTTATGGCTCAGATGATGATTCATTATTTAAGAAATACTGGCCAGCTGATGTTCATTTAGTAGGTAAGGAAATTGTGCGTTTCCATACAATTTATTGGCCAATTATGTTAATGGCATTAGGCTTGCCACTTCCTAAGCAAATCTTCGGCCATGGCTGGGTTTTAATGAAAGACGGTAAAATGTCTAAATCTAAAGGTAATGCCGTTTATCCAGAAATGATTGTTAAACGCTATGGATTAGACGCTCTTCGTTACTACTTGATGCGTGCAATTCCATTTGGTTCAGATGGTATTTTTACTCCTGAAGATTTCGTTGAGAGAGTTAACTTTGATTTAGCTAATGACTTGGGTAACTTGCTAAATAGAACTGTTTCAATGATTAACCAATACCAAGATGGTCAAGTTGCACCAGTTGCAGCAGAACAAGATGAATTTGCTCAAGACTTGATGAAGACAGCTAAGGAAACAATTGCTGAATATCAAAAACAAATGGACGCTCTTCACTTCTCTCAAGCTCTAGATAGTGTTTGGAAGCTTATTTCTCGTGCAAATAAATACATTGATGAGACTACTCCTTGGACTTTGAATAAAGAGGGCAAGAGCGAAGAATTATCTAAAGTAATGTCTAATTTAGCTGAAAGTCTTCGTTTAGTTGCTATTTTAATTGCACCAGTAATGACTCAAAGTCCAGTTAAGATGTTTGAACAACTTGGTCTTGACTGGAATAATGAGGAACAAAAGAAACTTGAATTTGGCGGCTTTGACTGGAATGTTAAAGTAACTGAAAAACCAACTCCAATCTTCCCAAGACTTAAGAATGATGTTGAAGTTAAATACATTAAGGAAGAAATGAAGAAGGCAAAACTAAAGAAGAAGACTAGAAGCCAGCAAAAAGAAGAAAAGCATATCACCATTGATGACTTTGACAAGGTTAAGATTCAAGTTGGTCAAATTTTATCAGTAGAACCAGTAAAGGGTTCAAGTAAGCTGTTGATGTTTAAGCTAGACTTTGGCGATGGAAATGAGCGTCAAATTTTGAGTGGTATTCGCAAGTTCTATCCAGATGCAAGCGAACTTTTAGATAAAAAGGTGCTAGCAGTAACTAACTTGAAACCACGTAAAATGTTAGGTCATGAAAGTCAAGGTATGCTTTTATCTAGTGAAAAAGATGGTCAGGTTAAATTAGCTATTGTAGGCGATGAACATGAAGTTGGGGCTGAATTAGGCTAA
- a CDS encoding CPBP family intramembrane glutamic endopeptidase has protein sequence MNTPSSRQGNLTRYAVYLVLYLIVVGVKKLTLLNDQVNKIGYFFFLIFSLFALYFYIRQFNREQRFFEKKPSMPLLADYGFIVGVSILVILGRIFISYLQAKGTVPLMNFQVIYQKGECNLLFWFFIFSIGILIPAMQVYLTTGFFFNYGFRAQNMTSGIVGIICSGFFFGILNFQTSFALFIINSLYGMLLAWSYLYSQRIMMPIYLAILNGIFMVILA, from the coding sequence ATGAATACGCCATCATCAAGACAAGGAAATTTAACTAGGTATGCTGTTTATTTAGTTCTTTATTTGATAGTAGTTGGAGTAAAGAAATTAACATTATTAAATGATCAAGTAAATAAGATTGGATATTTTTTCTTTTTAATTTTTTCGCTGTTTGCCTTATATTTCTACATTAGGCAATTTAATCGCGAGCAACGGTTCTTTGAAAAAAAGCCAAGTATGCCTCTTTTAGCAGATTACGGATTTATTGTGGGAGTTTCGATCTTAGTGATTCTAGGAAGAATTTTTATTTCATATCTACAGGCTAAAGGAACGGTTCCGTTGATGAATTTTCAAGTAATTTATCAAAAGGGTGAGTGCAATCTCTTATTTTGGTTTTTCATTTTTTCAATCGGAATATTGATACCAGCGATGCAAGTGTATTTAACTACCGGCTTTTTCTTTAATTATGGTTTTAGAGCACAAAATATGACTAGCGGAATAGTTGGGATCATTTGTTCAGGTTTTTTCTTCGGAATTCTCAATTTTCAAACTTCATTTGCCTTGTTTATTATTAACAGTCTTTATGGGATGCTTCTTGCTTGGTCGTACCTATATTCACAGCGAATAATGATGCCAATTTATCTAGCAATTTTAAATGGAATTTTTATGGTTATCTTGGCATAA
- a CDS encoding Veg family protein yields the protein MPTTLMAIKHNLDSHLGESLVVVAQAGRKKVTRRKGRLTKTYRAVFVVDLDQDQNNFERVSYSYTDLLTKNIELEFDEM from the coding sequence GTGCCAACAACACTAATGGCAATTAAACATAATTTGGATTCTCATTTGGGCGAAAGCTTGGTAGTAGTAGCTCAAGCAGGAAGAAAGAAAGTAACACGCCGTAAAGGTAGATTAACTAAGACTTATCGTGCAGTGTTTGTAGTTGACCTTGATCAAGATCAAAACAACTTTGAACGAGTATCTTACAGTTACACGGATTTATTAACCAAGAACATTGAGCTTGAGTTTGATGAAATGTAA
- a CDS encoding TPM domain-containing protein: protein MKNKIIGLVSLLICLLTLTASTKSFVSDPQGLFDNQTKELVNQKNESYQKTKTKPEIRLLSLKDSNDLNRIQPLKNQIIIAVALQNKKKNVQIIVGKNYQDPLTQSKCGNIVRYAGNKLRSEKAATFNSGIRLVFNACATLVAQKDKLSYDKNSLTQDELQKIDHPQSVNLVWGLVIAALISFGLVLFKSFRKKK from the coding sequence ATGAAAAATAAAATTATTGGTTTGGTGTCACTGCTTATTTGTTTATTAACGTTGACTGCTAGCACCAAGTCTTTTGTTAGTGATCCGCAAGGATTATTTGATAATCAGACAAAAGAACTTGTTAATCAGAAAAATGAGAGTTATCAAAAGACTAAAACTAAACCTGAAATTCGCCTTTTAAGCTTAAAAGACAGCAATGATTTAAATCGAATTCAGCCACTAAAGAATCAGATAATTATTGCTGTTGCTCTTCAAAACAAAAAGAAAAATGTTCAAATTATTGTCGGTAAGAATTATCAAGATCCTTTAACTCAAAGTAAATGTGGCAATATTGTTCGTTATGCGGGGAATAAATTAAGAAGTGAAAAGGCAGCAACTTTTAATTCCGGAATTCGATTAGTGTTTAATGCTTGCGCTACTTTGGTTGCCCAAAAAGATAAGCTGTCTTATGATAAAAATTCGCTAACACAAGATGAACTGCAAAAAATAGATCATCCACAGAGTGTAAACTTGGTTTGGGGATTAGTAATTGCAGCTTTAATCAGTTTCGGACTAGTTCTATTTAAGAGTTTTCGAAAAAAGAAGTAG
- a CDS encoding SOS response-associated peptidase family protein, which translates to MCSHYAMPSLKEIKTYLTTDLKLPLIVPKNIEEKFSAVTQIYPKSSSLVMLYSNNELKLVEKKWGYPSPFQKNRVLYNARIERFYEEKPSMWDNSFARQRCIILANEFWESSKQTYLASNNKTYHEHSSFTAKEEPMTLIAGIYQGDDFSMVTTAANSTVLPVHERMPLVLKPSELRRWLFQNFTSLLNRSEYNLARHQLPHR; encoded by the coding sequence ATGTGTAGCCACTATGCAATGCCCTCTCTTAAAGAAATTAAGACTTACTTGACAACTGATTTAAAATTACCACTGATTGTACCTAAAAACATTGAAGAAAAATTTTCTGCTGTCACGCAAATCTATCCTAAATCTTCATCCTTAGTAATGCTTTACAGCAACAACGAATTAAAACTCGTTGAAAAGAAATGGGGCTATCCGAGCCCTTTTCAAAAGAATCGTGTTCTTTACAACGCTCGCATAGAACGTTTTTATGAAGAAAAACCATCAATGTGGGACAACTCATTTGCTCGGCAGCGCTGCATTATCTTAGCCAATGAATTTTGGGAAAGCAGTAAACAAACTTACCTTGCTTCAAATAATAAGACCTACCATGAACACTCTTCTTTTACTGCTAAAGAAGAACCAATGACTTTAATCGCTGGCATTTATCAAGGCGACGATTTTTCAATGGTAACAACTGCTGCTAACAGTACCGTTCTTCCTGTTCATGAACGCATGCCATTAGTCTTAAAGCCATCCGAATTACGTCGCTGGCTCTTTCAAAACTTCACTTCTCTACTTAACCGTTCAGAATATAATTTGGCTCGACATCAGTTGCCACATCGTTAA
- a CDS encoding TatD family hydrolase: MKIFDSHTHLNDVPFRGKEEIYLDRARELGVVKSAVAGQDPEFNERAVDLSQRFDNLYAIVGYCPDVAKDYDQKSEDKLVEQLKKPKTVALGEIGLDYYWDESPRDVQRKVFAQQLDLAHSLKMPVNIHTRDAFEDTYQVLKDSHVGEYGGIIHNFNGDPDWLKKFLDLGMMVSFSGVVSFTKATDVHASAKVVPWDRFLIETDAPYLTPKPYRGKQNETGYVRYVAEAIAKLRDTSVEEVAKHTFENTMRAYGIK; this comes from the coding sequence ATGAAAATTTTTGATTCGCATACGCACTTAAATGACGTGCCTTTTCGAGGAAAAGAAGAGATCTACCTTGATCGAGCAAGAGAATTAGGTGTGGTAAAAAGTGCGGTTGCTGGACAAGATCCAGAATTTAATGAACGAGCAGTTGATCTAAGTCAAAGATTTGATAATTTATATGCTATTGTTGGCTACTGTCCAGACGTAGCTAAGGATTATGATCAAAAATCAGAAGATAAGCTAGTTGAGCAGCTAAAAAAGCCTAAAACTGTTGCTTTAGGAGAAATTGGACTAGATTATTACTGGGATGAATCGCCAAGAGATGTTCAACGAAAAGTTTTTGCGCAGCAGCTTGACTTAGCTCATAGCTTAAAGATGCCAGTAAATATTCATACACGTGATGCTTTTGAAGATACATATCAAGTTTTAAAAGATAGTCATGTCGGTGAATATGGAGGAATAATTCATAACTTTAATGGTGATCCTGATTGGCTTAAAAAGTTTCTTGACTTAGGGATGATGGTGTCATTTTCTGGCGTTGTTTCTTTTACTAAAGCAACTGACGTACATGCTTCTGCCAAAGTTGTACCATGGGATAGATTTCTGATTGAAACTGATGCTCCATATTTAACGCCAAAGCCATACCGCGGAAAGCAGAATGAAACAGGATATGTGCGTTATGTTGCAGAAGCGATCGCTAAGTTACGTGACACATCTGTTGAAGAAGTGGCAAAGCACACGTTTGAAAATACGATGAGGGCATATGGAATCAAATAA
- a CDS encoding cation-transporting P-type ATPase has translation MLKMFKINTSGTRNTTDTKLVRRIACEDKFATLQRLKTSISGLQSKDARQRLAKYGSNEIIIKHDKTKLHYLLKAFITPFSLVLLFLAIVAIFLNSSQHTLNLSPAIFVLAILFISAILTAMQNIRINTNIQNLINRISRTTQVMRDCEPQQLLTRDLTIGDVVLLKAGDIVPADVKLLKSNDLECSLLGEEDTVKKSATNYTGKNNNLDYANILYAGTIILSGSGIGVIFATGKETVFGKVVQNLSKINLENHLFNSSMKKLTKIFLTLILVIVPVVLLINEIMRGNWENALIFAVAITIGITAEVMPTAIVNNLVKANIDMPRIRATYDN, from the coding sequence ATGTTGAAGATGTTCAAAATCAACACTTCCGGCACAAGAAATACTACAGACACCAAGCTGGTGCGCCGGATTGCATGCGAAGATAAGTTTGCGACGCTGCAACGATTAAAAACCTCAATTAGCGGCCTTCAAAGTAAAGATGCGAGGCAACGCTTAGCAAAATACGGATCTAATGAAATAATAATTAAACATGATAAGACAAAACTTCACTATTTGTTAAAGGCTTTTATAACTCCTTTTTCCCTTGTTCTGCTTTTTTTAGCAATTGTAGCAATTTTTTTAAATTCCTCTCAACATACTCTTAACCTAAGTCCAGCAATTTTTGTTTTAGCAATTTTATTTATTTCAGCCATTTTAACTGCTATGCAAAATATTCGTATTAATACTAATATTCAAAATTTGATAAATCGAATTTCTAGAACAACTCAAGTAATGCGTGATTGTGAACCACAGCAACTTTTAACCCGTGATCTAACAATTGGAGATGTGGTACTACTTAAAGCTGGAGATATTGTTCCAGCTGACGTTAAATTACTGAAAAGTAATGATTTAGAGTGCTCATTACTTGGTGAAGAAGACACTGTGAAAAAGAGTGCTACTAATTACACTGGTAAAAATAATAACTTAGATTATGCTAATATTTTATATGCAGGCACAATTATTCTTTCAGGTTCAGGCATTGGCGTTATCTTTGCGACTGGTAAAGAAACTGTTTTTGGAAAGGTAGTTCAAAATCTTTCTAAGATTAATCTAGAGAACCATCTCTTTAATTCTAGTATGAAAAAATTAACCAAAATCTTTTTAACATTAATTCTAGTTATTGTTCCAGTTGTTTTGCTAATTAATGAAATAATGCGCGGTAATTGGGAGAATGCTTTAATTTTTGCTGTAGCAATTACTATTGGCATAACGGCTGAGGTAATGCCAACAGCTATTGTAAATAACTTGGTAAAAGCCAATATCGATATGCCTAGGATTCGAGCGACATATGACAATTAA
- the rsmA gene encoding 16S rRNA (adenine(1518)-N(6)/adenine(1519)-N(6))-dimethyltransferase RsmA produces the protein MSNSMPIASPVRTQAIVNRYFMHAKKNLGQNFLVDLAAIKGIVEAADIQTGDQVIEIGPGIGSLTEQLLLAGAKVLAYEVDQDLPEILKNELPQKVAGEELSNRFKLVMKDVLKANFTKDSDGFLDLNKSVKIVANLPYYITTPIIFNLIKSNLAFSSLTLMMQKEVAERLVAKPKTKEYGPLTIAVQSRMNVKLAEEVKSTSFMPRPKVDSAVVVLTPLTEKPDIDDYSFFDHVVKMCFAQRRKTLANNLKSLVKDRDMREKMINDLGLDLRVRPEELTLNQFVELAHLLKDQQA, from the coding sequence ATGTCAAATAGTATGCCGATTGCTAGTCCAGTTCGGACTCAGGCGATTGTTAATCGCTACTTTATGCATGCAAAAAAGAATTTGGGGCAAAATTTCTTAGTAGATTTAGCCGCAATTAAGGGAATTGTTGAAGCGGCTGATATTCAAACAGGTGATCAAGTTATTGAAATTGGACCAGGAATTGGGTCTTTAACTGAGCAGCTTCTTTTAGCTGGTGCCAAGGTGTTAGCTTATGAAGTTGATCAAGATTTACCTGAAATTTTAAAAAATGAATTGCCACAAAAAGTTGCTGGTGAAGAATTAAGCAATCGCTTTAAATTAGTCATGAAAGACGTATTAAAGGCAAACTTTACTAAAGATAGCGATGGTTTTCTTGATTTAAATAAGTCGGTTAAAATTGTTGCTAATTTGCCTTACTACATCACAACGCCGATAATTTTTAATCTAATTAAGAGTAATTTAGCTTTCAGTAGTTTAACGCTAATGATGCAAAAAGAAGTGGCTGAGCGTTTAGTTGCTAAACCCAAGACTAAGGAATATGGCCCTTTAACAATTGCTGTTCAAAGCAGAATGAATGTGAAGCTAGCAGAAGAAGTGAAAAGTACGTCATTCATGCCACGCCCAAAGGTTGACTCTGCAGTTGTTGTCTTGACGCCACTTACTGAAAAGCCAGATATTGACGATTATTCTTTCTTTGATCATGTTGTAAAAATGTGCTTTGCTCAGCGCCGAAAAACACTAGCTAATAACTTAAAATCCTTAGTCAAGGATAGAGATATGCGTGAAAAAATGATTAATGATTTAGGACTAGATCTTCGAGTTCGTCCGGAAGAATTAACGCTAAATCAATTTGTAGAGTTAGCACATCTTTTAAAAGATCAGCAAGCATAG
- a CDS encoding deoxycytidylate deaminase — protein MTRDRIPWKQYFMMQALVIAQRSTCDRALVGSVLVKDDRMIATGYNGSVSGQPHCDDVGHLMVDGHCVRTIHSEMNALIQCAKNGISTEGTEIYVTYFPCFNCSKCLVQAGIKKINYYYDYHDNPLALKLLREKGVAIEQVTLDHKYVQSLADRLEKADNEK, from the coding sequence ATGACAAGAGACAGGATTCCGTGGAAGCAATATTTTATGATGCAGGCTTTAGTTATTGCACAACGTTCTACCTGTGATCGTGCCTTAGTTGGAAGTGTATTAGTTAAAGATGACCGGATGATTGCGACCGGATATAATGGTAGTGTTTCGGGACAGCCTCATTGTGATGATGTTGGTCATTTGATGGTGGATGGACACTGCGTAAGAACGATTCACTCTGAAATGAATGCCTTAATTCAATGTGCAAAAAATGGTATTTCCACTGAAGGTACTGAAATTTACGTTACTTATTTTCCTTGCTTTAATTGTAGCAAGTGCTTAGTGCAAGCTGGCATTAAGAAAATTAACTATTATTATGATTATCATGATAATCCTTTAGCCTTAAAACTATTGCGTGAAAAAGGTGTTGCAATTGAACAAGTAACACTTGATCATAAATACGTTCAAAGCTTAGCAGACAGGCTAGAGAAGGCTGACAATGAAAAATAA
- the trpS gene encoding tryptophan--tRNA ligase: MTKEILLTGDRPTGKLHIGHYIGSLKNRVKLQNEGKYEPYIMIADTQALTDNARDPEKIKNSLIQVALDYLAVGLDPEKSTIYVQSQIPALFELTAYYMDLVTVARLERNPTVKTEIKQKNFKDSIPVGFLNYPVSQAADITAFKATVVPVGDDQEPMLEQTREIVRTFNRVYNTDILVEPKGYFPPKGQGRLPGLDGNAKMSKSLGNAIYLSDDAKTVQKKVMSMYTDPNHIHVEDPGQVEGNTVFTYLDVFAPDKDKVAELKEQYQKGGLGDVKIKRYLNKVLEEELGPIRERREKFAQNPDAVYEMLLEGSKKANKVANQTLKEVREAIGLNYFDRLNK; the protein is encoded by the coding sequence ATGACGAAAGAAATTTTATTAACTGGAGATAGACCAACTGGTAAGCTTCACATTGGTCACTATATTGGGTCCTTAAAAAATCGTGTTAAGTTACAAAATGAAGGTAAATATGAGCCTTATATTATGATTGCGGATACGCAAGCCTTAACTGATAACGCAAGAGATCCTGAAAAAATTAAAAATAGTTTGATTCAAGTAGCTTTAGACTACTTAGCTGTTGGTTTAGATCCTGAAAAGTCTACTATTTATGTTCAATCGCAAATTCCCGCTTTGTTTGAGTTAACTGCATATTACATGGATTTAGTAACAGTTGCACGTCTAGAAAGAAATCCAACTGTTAAAACTGAAATTAAGCAAAAGAACTTCAAGGATTCAATTCCCGTAGGATTTTTAAACTATCCGGTTTCTCAAGCAGCAGATATTACTGCTTTTAAGGCAACAGTGGTCCCAGTTGGGGATGATCAAGAACCAATGCTTGAACAAACTCGTGAAATAGTACGTACTTTTAATCGGGTTTATAACACTGATATCTTAGTTGAGCCAAAGGGCTACTTCCCACCAAAGGGTCAAGGAAGACTTCCAGGATTAGATGGAAATGCCAAAATGTCTAAATCATTAGGAAATGCAATCTATTTATCTGATGATGCAAAGACTGTTCAAAAGAAAGTAATGTCCATGTACACTGATCCAAACCACATCCACGTGGAAGATCCAGGACAAGTTGAAGGAAATACTGTCTTTACTTATCTTGATGTGTTTGCACCAGACAAGGATAAAGTGGCTGAACTTAAAGAACAATACCAAAAAGGTGGCCTGGGCGACGTTAAAATTAAGCGCTACTTAAATAAGGTTCTCGAAGAAGAGCTTGGACCAATCAGAGAACGTCGTGAAAAGTTTGCTCAAAATCCAGACGCTGTTTATGAAATGCTACTAGAAGGATCAAAGAAGGCAAATAAAGTTGCTAACCAAACTTTAAAAGAAGTTAGAGAAGCAATTGGTTTAAATTATTTTGACAGATTAAATAAATAA
- the rnmV gene encoding ribonuclease M5: protein MESNNQKQFNAVVVVEGRDDTKRLKQFFPGIETIETNGSEVSDQTLAEIKKLAKTREIIIFTDPDYNGERIRRLVTNAAPNAKQAFITRKEGEPTKRGNSLGVEHASKEALVRALGDLHEVQAVESDITKEKYDDLGLAVSPEARLLREKVGIKLGIGYGNSKQFLKRLKMFGITYKELKRAVEDVK, encoded by the coding sequence ATGGAATCAAATAATCAAAAACAGTTTAATGCGGTAGTTGTTGTTGAAGGACGAGACGATACCAAGAGATTAAAACAGTTTTTCCCAGGAATTGAAACTATTGAAACTAATGGCTCGGAGGTATCTGATCAAACTTTAGCAGAAATTAAGAAACTGGCAAAAACACGAGAAATAATTATCTTTACAGATCCAGACTATAATGGTGAAAGAATTAGAAGACTGGTGACTAATGCTGCACCCAATGCTAAACAAGCTTTTATCACTCGTAAAGAGGGAGAGCCAACTAAGAGAGGAAATAGCTTAGGAGTTGAACATGCGTCAAAAGAAGCACTAGTACGTGCTTTGGGTGATTTGCACGAGGTTCAAGCAGTAGAGAGTGATATTACTAAAGAAAAGTATGATGATTTGGGTCTAGCAGTTAGTCCAGAAGCGCGTCTTTTACGTGAAAAAGTTGGGATTAAGTTAGGAATTGGATATGGAAATAGTAAACAATTCTTAAAGCGCTTAAAAATGTTTGGAATTACTTATAAAGAATTAAAGAGGGCAGTTGAAGATGTCAAATAG